The Anser cygnoides isolate HZ-2024a breed goose chromosome 4, Taihu_goose_T2T_genome, whole genome shotgun sequence region CTCTTGAATTTCTGAAGAGATGGAAAGCAATGCTATTACACTATTCCACTGATGAAGCTGTGAGTATTTTTACTGCAGGTGTAACTACTTAGAGctagcatttcatttttccttcttaaactTAGTGGATTTAAGAAAAAGCTGTATGCACTGCAGGCCCTGAAGTGTCATGTTGATCAGATAAAATCTCTAGCCTCTTTGCCAACTACATTGTGTTTAAAGTATTGAGAGAGagagttaggagaatcttatcaagcagagatagagcgctgacagcattaaactaggatgctacttagtgtctttgctaactgttgtgcattgtgcaaattaactaaagcaagaagccttgggccccttaccaaggtcagtctcttaataagagtgtgagcctgtcttaagaaactggcaGAAACTCGTCCTGCGGATGGACAAGAGCcgaggagcaactgagtctgtgcaaagacaagaggtcaactagcgttgacgaggaagagtcatcaaccttcatccccacgacccccgaTGACCACCACCAGGAGACACTGTGCAAGCACAGATTGGAGGAGcttatggaaatgactccttggaactatttttaatatgaagcggggataggttatgaatatgtataggcacattgtgaaacttcatgcatatgtaagtctttgctgcatataaccaaggcaaATTGCCACATCAGGTGCACACGATTTTGGTGGGACTACCCCCCGTGTTGCCCAGctctgaataaacatacctactttacaatcttactgacTATGGAGTCCATTTTCCGCAAGTCAGTATCAGAATAGTATTTCAGTAGGACGTGACCGTTACTTTTACAGTTCATGCCAGCTGTCAGCGTGGGACTAATTTCACCCATGGAATGTGTTAAAAGCTCATTCTATATAGGAAATAAACACATCCAAAAGTACTGACCACCTAGTGTAGGAAATCCTGTCCAGAAACATGTCTGTGGACTTCCCTTACCTTAGCACCAGCTCTGATGAAGCAGCTTTGCCACGTCTGGAGTTTCTTTGAGCAGAAGGTGCAGAGCACCTCCCAGAAATGAGGAAATTAATGTGTTGATCaggaaattgtttttctgagaGATGGCTTAGTTGCTCATGCTGCGGAGAGGCAGGTTGCCTTTCGCAATATCTGCATCACCATTACCATGCATGCCGTGTGCTGGGGTGGAGGCTAAATGCCTGCAGCGTGCCATTGGATCAGTCTGAAAGCTAAGGACAGTATGTCTGCTGGGTTATACTGTGTGTGAGCAAATGGTAACCTTCGGGGGTTTGTAACTCAGCCAAGGCTAGGAGCGTGCTCGTCAGAATACCAAATGagtcctgcagcccaggctgtgtTGCTGCCAGAGTGACCACCTCCTCCAAACGACAGCAAATTGCATACTGATTTAATAGTAAATGTCTCgtgcctctgctgctttttcagctcAGGTGTAGCACATTAAGACTGCATCCTTTCCCTCCCCTACCCCAGAGCCCGTCTTTAATTCAAAAACTTCTCTTTTGTCTTCACGCAGGGATCTACCgcacagaaaaagacaaaggcaCGTTGTATGAGCTGACTTTCAAAGGAGACACGAAACATCAGTTCAAGAAGATTGTTCTATTTCGGCCGTTTGGTCCTGTAATGCAAGTCAAAAACGAAAATCTCAATATGGCTGACACACTTATTAATGTCATTGTGCCCTTGGCCAAGAGAGCTAGCAAATTTCGGCAATTCATGCAGAATTTCAGGTGGGTCTCCGTTCCAGCACTGCTTCTGCTTTATCTTGCTTATCTTACTTGCAAAGTAAGATGCAATTTCAGGAATTATCAAGGCCTCCCTCGGTAAAAGTTATGCTACTTTACATAACATCTCACTGTGCCattaagaaatcatttttgAGATTACAGAGACTGAAAGGCATCTTAATGCACTGTTTAGCAGTAAAAGCAATTGTATTTCAGTCATCAGGGTTTCTGATTTGCATGTACCTGGCTTATGTGTCTAAATCTGGTTTGCTGGGGCACACACTATTATGTGGCACTTGTAAGGATATCGTGCCGTTAGTAGCAGAGGAACActgcaagtggaaaaaaaggaatttagtGCTCCCAGACACTTTGCCAGGCCCTGTTTGAGAAAGAGATTAAGGCAATAAGaggcagaaaggaaatgtatttgaaattcaTGATAGTTAGTTTtaaactccttttctttttcagcatagAGGTGCTGTTTGGAGGGAAAACTTAACTGAGATATAGTTTTACATAGCTGCCCAGAAAAGACTGTCTTAGCAACAGATACTGACTCTTGCAATGGGATTTGTTTTGCTAATTACAGCCATCTATAAATAGGCTCCTTGTCTAAATTAGCCATCTGATAAATGCTTTTTTGGGATGGGAAAAATCACCCTCTGGTCATGCTGATCTCTCTGCTGATGATAGGAGAAATCTTGCTGACTAAACATTGTGCAAGTGAGGCATGATGTCTATTGCTAGGTCAGATTGGTTGTATCCTTAGGCTGTTGGTTTGATCTCCAGTTGATATTAGATTTTAGGAAATGTTCCTTAACAAAATGCCAAAACTCTGAACTTGGAAATATCTGTTATAAAAACAAGGTTAAGAGGTAGAGGTCATACAGCTTGTTAAAAACCCTCTTCTCGTTCTTTTCATATTCTCTGAAGTGCTACATTCAATGCCTGCCTGATCGTTCTTGTGGCTGAATGGGCTGTTTGAGCATTGTCCTATTATTATAGCAAATGCCACTGAGAGAGTGGATGATAAATGTGCCTCAAATATAGTCCGAGGTCCCTTCTGACAGGCAGTGAGCCCTTTTGTCAGTACAGAGACCCTCGTCAGTGAGTCATGCCCTCAGGAATGCCTTCCAAGATCCACCTTactctgcctgcagctgatgCTGGTTGCTGAAGAAAGCTAACTTGCAGGACAAGTCGTAAAtctgtctctgttttctagGGAAATGGGCATTCAGCAGGATGGGAGAATTCACCTCACTGTAGTTTACTTCggaaaagaacaaatgaatgaAGTCAAATCTATACTTGAAAATACCTCCAAGTAAGTATCTGAATTGCTGATGTACTGTTCAAACACAGCACTCGTACCATGAATTGGAGGCTAATTAGCTGCCCAAATTTGTAGCTGCACCAAAACGTCCTTGACTGCATTGGAGAAAACATTCTTTTGCTTCTATCAGATAAAAGCAGCATTATCCTGACAGTCCCAGATTTGCAGTTTCATGGTACTGGTCTCTATGGCCACAAAGCAGATTTTACTGAATTTACCTCtgtgcagcttttctttcaaactggTAACAGTGCTCAGGCACAAACTTTCTTACTGCTTTTGAAGATGTCTCTTTAACTGTTAGGACTGAAGTCTGACTCCCAGAGTCAGGTGCAGACAATTTCAGTAGAGCACACGGGACCTAGGAGGTTTTGGCCATCTAACCAAAAGGTCTTGGCTAGATCTTCTGTAGCCCTTAGTTATAATTTCCACGCTGGAAGAAGATCCTTATATAGACACAGTAATATGACCACAGGTATTTTATATCTGCCTGCTGGCaatattttttgtctgtctAAGCCTTGTTGGGATTTTTGTGAGATCTGCCCAAGGAAAGTCTCTGACAGGAATACTAGCGTAGTAATAAGGGAGTCAAACTCTGGATGTAGACATAGTGGAAATCTCCTCAAGACTTCAAGTGGTCATCTCTTCCCCTAAACTGCTCTGAAAACCCCGATACTGTAGATTTCTAGGTAAGTTTTTTCATATTGGGTTCCCACCCCCACTCGTATTAAGAGCTGGAAGGAGAATGTAAGTTGctgactgttttctttctcctagaTCAGCCAACTTCAAGAACTTCACCTTCATCCagctgaatgaagaattttccAGGGGCAAAGGATTAGACATCGGAGCTCGAGTCTGGAAAGGAAGTAACGTTGTTCTCTTTTTTTGCGACGTGGACATATACTTCACAGCTGAATTCCTGAACTCTTGTAGATTGAACACACAGCCAGGTACTGCTGCTCATTAAGTACAGAGCCTTTCAGCAGGTTTTTAGCTATTGCATAACAGCCTCACCAAAGTATTCTAACATTTGAATTGGTAATGAAGCTGCTGTAAATCATTCTTGAAACTTAGAGAACTAATTAAGACACATATAAAAATTCCATTGCTTCTTGGCTTTTGAAAGGTTACAACACCCCTGCACCCACTGTGAGTGAATTCCTTGCCTTCAGTATCTCTGCTTTCTGGAACCGGATCCTTGTGTTGATTTTATCCTCTCATTCTCATGCAAAGAACATAGGCTCGGTTGAAAATTTGTATCACTATGTCTGGTTTTGGTCCAGCATGGAAAGCATCCTGGAGGAGCATGAATTGTGTTTTatgcagctttttaaaaaataacttactgtcatttccaggaaagaaagTGTTTTATCCTGTTCTCTTCAGCCAGTATAACCCCAGTATAATTTATGGCCACCAGGATTCCATCCCATCTTTAGAACAGCAGCTAGTAAGTATATGTTCTTCCGAATGCCTGTTTTTATTTGgacaaagctttcattttttaaaaagtgcgTGTGCTATTGGGTAGCATTTCCCTATTCTTTGTGCACAGTGAGGTGCACAAGACATGTACCATGTAGACAAAATTAACTGTAACAGTCACCTCATTGTGAGTTCTGCAGTTGTTTCCTAGGGAAATATATCGGTACCAATTATTTTAACCCTTGTTGGAGATTTTATACATAGAACCTGAGAATTTAAACTCTGCTTCTCTGTCAGAAGGGATTTTCTAATTAACAAACAACTCCTCCAtggcatgcttttttttttttaggatgaaAGTCCCTGATGttgctttcatttcctctttgcactgaatatttcctttccttgcatGATCAAAAGCTGGTGCTTGCCAGGCACTGCATCAGTCAGGGCTCGTCGTGTCCCAGACTGGACACTGTCACTGTAGTCAAGAGTTTGGGGCTGTTGAGAGCCCAGCAGCAgtcacaactgaaaaaaaaaagtcactagGGGGCTGAGTCCAATCTTCTGGCATTGCTACAGCCACCTCATGCAATCCATCTAGAAAAATGAAGTATGAGTTTGAAAACTAGaccccaaatatttttaaaggtttgatgttttttggggaggaggggggctaCTGCTCATTGTGTTACACAACAGGTAGCCAGacaatcttttctttcttctaaaatataGCACGCTCTAGACTACTGATGTAGGGAAAAAGTTGTTAAAGATCGAGACTGTGTAGCACCCAGGgattaaaaaatactttctcaTTCATGTAATTGTTTTTAAGCCATCacacttaaattttttttttgtgttactgCAGTGTCTGGAAAATTCTTTTCATTGGTTTTGTCTCAGAGGGAAACCTGTTCTGGCAATACCATAGAATTTGCATTAGCTCCTCTGTCTGATGAGGTCCCATCAGAGGTCCTCAGGCCTGCAAGCACTGTGCTCAGAAAGGAAATACTGCTCAGCTCACAAACTAGCATACATTCCACAAACTGCATTGTCAGGACTGTGCAAATATTTATAGCTAATATTTGAATCTTAAAATGTGATGCTTATTTCAGGAAGGCGTCTTGATTTCAAGAAGTACTGCCAATCTCATTTTTATgtagattttaatattttcagtccATATTAGTTGCTGGGCATGAGGCCAGGTCCCTGCCGTTAAGACAGGACAGTTAGATCTCTATCCCAGTATTTGggctgctgagaaaaaaaaatccttcagaaatgtttgaaagaaaTTGATTTGTGAAGCAGCCACTTGCACTAATGGGAAATAATAATGCTAATGCAAAAGAGTAGCTTGCTGTAAGGGCATCGTTACGGAGATTCCTTGTCATGGTGCAGACCTGACAGATACAATCTTGTTTCCTTCTAATTGGCTTCTGCAGTAGCTTGGATTTTTCgaggagagaagaaatgagaaaagaaaaagagcgACAggagcagtaaaataaaaataatgataattaaaaaaatgattgcTAAAATGACAAGGAACAAAAAGAGAGAGGCATGAATGAGAAACCAAGAGAGACTGTTTTGGAAGAGGATTTTTTGGTAAAGGAAATGCTTGGATTTGTAAATCCAGAAATGGAAATCCTGCCTCATCACCTCCTCTAACATTATTGCAAGTGAAgccaaaattttcaaaaatagctGCTTAAGGGTAGGTTTGTAATCACCCCTTCAAGAGCATGAAGTATAGCTGACATCTTTAAGGGATTTAAATACCTGTCCAGTCTCTTGATATTCTTGGATGTCTCACCATATGGGATTAGGTCACTCACACACATGAACTATGACCGTGGTGatgtatatgtttatatttgcttttgaaaatgataTGCGTGGCCTCTCATggctctgattttctttctataaTACACTTTATTTTCACAGTGCACCTCGACAATGTAGACCACGCATTCATTCTGACAAAGGCTTTTATAGGTTATATATTCACCACCTAATGTTTTTGGACTCCAGTTTTAGCTGGATTACAACAGTTCTgtaatgaaaattattcttaCCACTTTCCAAATTTTTGTCAAAGTTAAGGTAATCAAAAACTTGTCATTTTTGCAGTCAGATTAGAACATCTGTGTTCTTCCAGAGCTCTTGCAGTCCGCAATCCAGATGTCACCATCTGCTCTACTGCAGTCTGGCTTCCTGACTTACCAATATGTTTCTTATATCAGATTTGAATcgtgaaaaaaattaatgattttGGAGGATGATTTACCTCCAAAGAAGCAAACTCCAGAGAGCGGTGGGATATTTGTCCACTTGGGCTACAAAAGCAGCAGTGGAGTGAAACCTGATCATTCTTAATCAGGGGGGTTTATCCATGACAGCTAATGACATGGCTGCTTTTCCTGGCAAAAACATGCTATGAAATATCTACAAAAGCTGGTAGATGTTTTAGGATCAACAAAAACATTACATGATGTATAATAAATGGGCAGTTGCTCCTATTTCTGACCATGTTCAGTGACTTGTTTCTCTGCTGTTCATGCTGAAAGCATTTCCGCTCCCATATAAACATTACTTTTCTCCCATGcagattattaaaaaagaaacaggattttGGAGAGACTTCGGTTTTGGGATGACTTGCCAGTACCGATCTGATTTTATCAACATAGGTAAGAAAAATATACTCAAATACATCTGCTGTTTTACTGAAGCTTAGAAAATTGTGATCAGCTTCGCTTTCCCAGGCCAGTGTGGCTGTGTCTCTGCTTTGCAGCAGTGATCTGGCTAGATGCTCAGACTGCTCCCAGGTGCCATAGAGATTACCAAAATCTAAGCACTTTTTTAGTACAAATAAATCAGTTTTGGCTGGTGGCTAAAGATTGGAGGTTGAGGAATTTGAACGCTTTGTTGTTGGCTGTTTTAAAGGGCTGACTGGAACTAGAGAACAGCTGTAGTGCAATGAAAAGCATCACGTTGGGTAGTGGGAGGTATGCATTTGTAGTTGTTATTCTGGGTTTTCTTTGTGTCAGGTGGCTTTGACCTGGATATTAAAGGCTGGGGTGGTGAAGATGTGCACCTGTACCGCAAATACCTTCACAGCAACCTCATTGTGATCAGAACGCCCGTCAGGGGGCTCTTCCATCTCTGGCACGAAAAGCGATGTGTGGACGAGCTGGCCCCAGAGCAGTACAAAATGTGCATGCAGTCCAAGGCCATGAACGAGGCTTCTCACGGCCAGCTGGGGATGCTTGTATTCAGGCAAGAGATTGAAACTCACCTGCACAGACAGAAACTGAGCAGTAAGAAGACATGAAGCCAGAAAGGTGGGCAAAAAGCCtctgaatggattttttttttttttattttttgtgaaagGAGTTGCTAACTAGAAAAGATGTAATAAGACTGAAAGCCGATGGGGATTCTAGCAGCCTGGCAGCAAAGCAGATGAGGGAAGTTCT contains the following coding sequences:
- the CSGALNACT1 gene encoding chondroitin sulfate N-acetylgalactosaminyltransferase 1, with amino-acid sequence MMLRRGFIIFLPRLVGLLVVACCSVSIVYMLACTPRGDNEQLALPRVHSPTVKEGYEAILQEREEQHRNYIVSLKKQIAQLKAELQGRSEQLKNVQDQFPDPLDVRLDPGNSEKAQANLLAFLRSQIDRAEVHSGVKLSTEYAAVPFESFTLQKVYQLEMGLTRHPEEKPVRKDKRDELVEVIELAVGSLNNPEGDSNAKRRVYTASDFIEGIYRTEKDKGTLYELTFKGDTKHQFKKIVLFRPFGPVMQVKNENLNMADTLINVIVPLAKRASKFRQFMQNFREMGIQQDGRIHLTVVYFGKEQMNEVKSILENTSKSANFKNFTFIQLNEEFSRGKGLDIGARVWKGSNVVLFFCDVDIYFTAEFLNSCRLNTQPGKKVFYPVLFSQYNPSIIYGHQDSIPSLEQQLIIKKETGFWRDFGFGMTCQYRSDFINIGGFDLDIKGWGGEDVHLYRKYLHSNLIVIRTPVRGLFHLWHEKRCVDELAPEQYKMCMQSKAMNEASHGQLGMLVFRQEIETHLHRQKLSSKKT